TTTCATAAATCGTATTAATCTCTTGAGCCCATAAGTTCTCGCGAATTTCTAATGGTTCAGAAGATAGTTTTATACCAAACGAATCTCCTAAACTATGAGCAGGGTCTGTGCTCATTACTAATGTTCTTAACCCTTGTTTTGCACTTTGAAGTGCTGTTGCTGCTGAAATGCTAGTTTTTCCTACGCCGCCTTTACCTGTATACAAAATAATTCTCATCATTATATCCCCTTTGCTTCGAATGTCGAATATTACGAATGTCGAAATAAATAATTGAATAAAAACCCATCTAGGGTTTTATTCAATTGGAATGTTTTTCATTTTAGGTGTAGAAATCTTTTCTTCTGTTTTTTGTTGTGACGTAGCGATATGGTTCATGATCTTTTGGAAGATTTGCAGTAAGAATGCTTTTTCTTCTTCTGACAATGCTTCCGTCACGAGGCTAAAGTAATGAGCTACATTTTGTTTCACTTCTTGGACGAGCGTTATGCCATTTTCTGTTAAGCGAATTAATACAATGCGTCGATCGCTTTCATCCCGATAGCGTTCAATATACCCCTTTTTTACAAGGCGGTTAACGACGCCTGTCGTTGTACTCATCGGTATATCAAGAAGATCAGCAATTTTTGTCATTGTAATGTCTGTATTTCGCTCCATCCAAAGTAAACAAAATACTTCTGTTTTGGAAAGTGTTAAATCAAGGCTCACCCATTCTTCAGGATAGAAAAGTTTCTTGGCGTTATCTAGCAGTAAGTCTAAAAAATGTTCATATTGCAACAATTATGTCCACTCCCGTATATTTCGAGATTCGTAATATTTATTTTTATTTTATGTGTCTTTGAAATAAATGTCAATCATTTTGATTGATTTTTCGGATTAGACAAAAAATAACTTCAAAACAGAAAATGTTTGTGATAGATTAATAAATAGAAAAATAGAATTTACATAAAAACCCATTGCGGTAAATATATTTATCAATAATGGATGTGCAGCTAACAAGGGGGAGAACAATGAGGAGAAGAAATACGCAAGCGTTCACGTTTTTAGCATGGACTTCATTCGTTTGTGCACTTTCTGGAATGTTAATAGGGATTTATACGTTAGATGAAACGCTTAGTGTAAAAGGGTACTATTTAATTGGAACATTATTTTTAACGATGTCATGTTTTGTATTACAAAAAACAATTCGTGATAATGAAGAAGATAATGAAAGATTTCCGAAAAATAAATCGTTAGATAAAGAGTAAATCGTAAAGAAAGGCATCCGCCTTTCTTTTTTTATGTAAAAATGCTATAAGTGCCGTGTGTTGACTTGCTTGAAGTACTGAAAATTTGGTATCATCAATAGTATTGTAGATTGAACGATATATTATGGAGGTGGCCTAGCCGTGTCAAGAATTTCCGTTGAGAATGTAAAGCATGTAGCACATTTAGCACGTCTTGCAATTACTGATCAAGAAGCAGAAAAATTTCAAAAACAACTCGATGCAATTGTTACATTTGCAGAACAGTTAAATGAATTAGATACAACAGATGTAAAACCAACAACTCACGTATTAACTATGAAAAATGTTATGCGTGAAGATGTGCCAGAAAAAGGTTTACCAGTAGAAGAAGTATTAAAAAATGCACCGGATCACAAAGATAATCAAATCCGTGTTCCAGCAGTATTAGAATAGAGGAGGGGAATTTCGATGTCATTATTTGATCATTCTGTATCAGAGTTACATAAGAAATTAAACAGCAAAGAAATTTCCGTTACGGATTTAGTAGAAGAATCTTACAAACGTATTGCGGATGTTGAAGATAACGTAAAAGCTTTTCTTACATTAGATGAAGAAAATGCACGCGCGAAAGCGAAAGAATTAGATGCTAAGATTGGCGCTGAAGATAATGGTTTATTATTCGGTATGCCAATCGGTGTAAAAGATAACATTGTAACTAACGGTCTTCGTACTACTTGTGCGAGCAAAATGTTAGCAAACTTCGATCCAATTTATGATGCGACAGTTGTGCAAAAGTTAAAAGCTGCTGACACAATTACAATCGGTAAATTAAACATGGACGAGTTCGCAATGGGTTCTTCAAATGAAAACTCAGGTTTCTATGCTACAAAAAACCCATGGAACTTAGACTATGTTCCTGGTGGATCTAGTGGTGGTTCTGCAGCAGCTGTAGCAGCAGGAGAAGTATTATTCTCTCTAGGTTCTGATACGGGTGGTTCTATCCGTCAGCCAGCTGCATATTGCGGTGTTGTAGGTTTAAAACCAACTTACGGACGTGTATCTCGTTACGGATTAGTAGCATTCGCATCTTCACTTGACCAAATCGGACCGATTACACGTACAGTAGAAGATAATGCGTACTTATTACAAGCTATTTCAGGTATTGACCGTATGGATGCAACTTCTGCAAACGTTGAAGTAGGAAACTACTTAGCTGGTTTAACAGGCGATGTTAAAGGTTTACGCATTGCTGTACCGAAAGAATACTTAGGTGAAGGTGTTGGCGAGGAAGCTCGTGAGTCAGTACTAGCTGCTTTAAAAGTATTAGAAGGTATGGGTGCAACTTGGGAGGAAGTATCTCTTCCGCACTCTAAATACGCTCTAGCAACGTATTATTTATTATCTTCTTCTGAAGCATCAGCTAACCTTTCACGCTTCGATGGTGTACGTTATGGTGTTCGTTCTGATAATGTAAATAATTTATTAGATCTTTACAAAAACACACGTAGCGAAGGTTTCGGTGATGAAGTAAAACGCCGTATTATGCTTGGTACATTTGCTCTTAGCTCTGGTTACTATGATGCATATTACAAAAAAGCACAACAAGTACGTACATTAATTAAAAACGACTTTGAAAATGTATTTGCTAACTATGATGTTATTATTGGACCAACAACGCCGACTCCAGCATTTAAAGTGGGCGAAAAAGTGGACGATCCAATGACAATGTATGCAAATGACATTTTAACAATTCCAGTAAACTTAGCGGGTGTTCCAGCGATTTCTATTCCATGTGGATTTGGTGCTAACAACATGCCACTTGGTCTACAAATTATTGGTAAACACTTCGATGAAGCGACAATTTACCGCGTTGCACATGCGTTTGAGCAAGCAACAGATTATCATACAAAAAAAGCAAGTCTGTAAGGAGGCGAGCATAGATGAATTTAGAAACAATTATTGGTTTAGAGGTTCACGTTGAGTTAAAAACAAATTCGAAAATTTTCTCTGCGAGTCCAACAGAATTCGGAGCGGAGCCAAATACACAAACAAGTGTAATTGACTTAGGATACCCAGGGGTACTTCCGACTTTAAATAAAGAAGCTGTTAACTTTGCAATGAAAGCTGCAATGGCATTAAACTGTGAAATTGCAACTGAAACGAAGTTCGACCGTAAAAACTATTTCTACCCAGATAATCCGAAAGCATACCAAATCTCTCAATTCGATAAGCCGATTGGAGAAAATGGTTGGATTGAAATCGAAGTAGATGGTAAAAAGAAACGTATCGGTATTACACGTCTTCATTTAGAAGAAGATGCTGGTAAATCAACGCATACAAGCGAAGGTTACTCATTAGTAGATTATAACCGTCAAGGTATGCCGTTAATCGAAATCGTATCTGAGCCAGATATGCGTACTCCAGAAGAAGCATACGCATACTTAGAAAAGTTAAAATCAATCATTCAATATACAGGCGTATCAGATTGTAAGATGGAAGAAGGTTCTCTTCGTTGTGATGCAAATATTTCCCTTCGTCCAGTTGGACAAGAGAAGTTCGGTACAAAAGCAGAACTGAAAAACTTAAACTCTTTCACTTACGTGCAAAAAGGTCTTGAGCATGAGCAAGTGCGTCAAGAAAAAGAATTATTATCTGGTGGTATTATCCAACAAGAAACACGTCGTTATGATGAAGCAACGAAGAAAACAATCTTAATGCGTGTGAAAGAAGGATCTGATGATTACCGTTACTTCCCAGAACCAGACTTAGTTGAACTTTACATCGACGATGAGTGGAAAGAAGAAGTACGTGCTTCTATTCCAGAACTTCCAGATGCACGTAAAGCTCGCTATGTTGAAGAAATCGGCTTACCAGCTTATGATGCACATGTATTAACATTAACGAAAGAGATGTCTGATTTCTTTGAAGCAACAATTGCAGACGGTGCGGATGCGAAATTAACATCAAACTGGTTAATGGGTGAAGTACTTGCATATTTAAACAAACAACAAAAAGAGTTAAAAGACGTTGCATTAACGCCTGCTGGCCTATCTAAAATGGTTCAATTAATTGAAAAAGGTACAATTTCTTCTAAAATTGCGAAGAAAGTATTTAATGAATTAATTGAAAAAGGTGGAGACCCAGAAGAAATCGTTAAAGCAAAAGGTCTTGTTCAAATTTCTGACGAAGGAACACTTCGTAAGGTCGTAACAGAAATTCTTGATAATAATGAACAATCTATTGAAGACTTTAAAAACGGTAAAGACCGTGCAATTGGCTTCTTAGTTGGTCAAATTATGAAAGCTACAAAAGGACAAGCAAATCCACCACTTGTTAACAAAATCTTACTTGAAGAAATTAACAAGCGATAAAAATAAAAGCAAAAGCATTATTTTTAATCGTTAAAATAGTAGTGATTCTTAAAGATTAAGCAGAAAAAACACCCATATTTGGGTGTTTTTTCTGAGTTAATCAAACGTTTGTTTAAATGAAGAAATGATTTAAATAAACGTTTGATTAACTGTCAAAACTGAAAAACTGTTTGTATAGCAACTATGGTATGATAGTTGCAAAAAGGTGGGAATAATGATAAATCTAGACATAGAGAGTTTTTTTATCTCATGAAATAATGGATAATTATTATTCGTTATATTTAATTTTATTTAAGAGAATAAAAAGTAATAAAGAGTAGAAAGACATATATTTCTTGGTCAAATAAAGCAAAACCTTCTTTAGTGAACATTTACTAATGGAGGACTACACGAATCGGTTTCTTACTGCCTGTTTGAGCGGGATAAAAGAAGGATAGGAAGATGAGGGGAGGTAGGCATAGGAACACTGAATAAGGGTTCGGTATATTCTTTTCGATGAATGAGAAATTTCCTGTGCTAATAAATGATGAAGCGAGCAAGAATAATTTATAATCCTACTTCTGGTCGTGAGCTATTTAAGAAGAGCTTACCAGAAGTACTGCAAAAATTAGAACGAGCTGGATACGAGGCGTCTTGTCATGCGACAACTGGTCCTGGAGACGCAACTGTGGCAGCGAGGCAAGCTGTAGAGCGTAAGTTTGATGTTGTCATCGCAGCGGGTGGTGACGGTACGTTAAATGAAGTGGTGAATGGTTTAGTAGGACATGACTATCGTCCGAAATTCGGAATAATTCCAGTTGGAACGACAAATGACTTTGCACGTGCGATCGGTGTACCTCGTTCTATTGAAGAGGCAGCGGATATTATTTGTGAAGGAAAGACTGTCCCATTAGATCTTGGTAGAGCAAACGATACATACTTTATTAATATTGCTGGTGGCGGTCGTATTACAGAGTTAACATACGAAGTGCCAAGTAAACTAAAGACAGTATTAGGACAACTTGCATATTATTTAAAAGGTATTGAAATGCTACCATCATTACATCCGACATATGTTGAGATTGAGTATGATGGAAAGTTATTGCAAGAAGAAATTACGATGTTTTTAATTACGAATACTCGTTCAGTAGGTGGCTTTGAGAAAGTAGCGCCTTATGCATCTATTAACGATGGATTATTTGATTTATTAGTGCTGAAGAAAGGTTCTATTGCTGACTTAATTAAAGCTGCGACACAAGCGCAGCGCGGTGAACATATTAATAATCCAAAAGTGTTATATACGCAAGCAAATCGAATTAAAGTCCATTCACCAGATAAATTAATGATTAACTTAGATGGTGAATACGGTGGAGATGCACCGATGGAATTTGAAAATATATATCATTGTCTTGAACTATTTGTTCCAGAACATAAAGAGGATGCCCTGTAAAGGCATCCTTTTTTATATAAATGAATTGTAAATTGGGAGTTTTTTTGATTTTTATGGTATTTTTACAATTCATTTATTTTACATCCATATTTTATTGTTACACTGAAGGAGAGAAGAATTGAAAGGTAGGGTGCTATGGAGAAGGTAAGAGCAATACTATTTGATAAAGATGGAACATTAATGGACTTCCATTCAATTTGGATAAAAGTAGCTGAGGAGCTTGTAGCTGAATGTATAGATTTATATCATTTATCCGATTCATTACAACCAACTTTATTAAAAGAAATTGGTGTAGAGGGGAAGTTTGTTCATCCTCGCAGCGCGTTAGCAGCTGGAACGAGTCTAGATATAGCGAAAGGTCTTTGTAAATATATCTCATCCGTGAAGGAAGAAGAGATGCATCATTGGGTGAGTAAAAAATTATTTTCTCTTATGTATGAGCATCGTTCTTATATGAGAATGACAGCAGATTTACCGAAAGTTTTACAAGTTTTGAGAGATAGAGGATTTATATTAGGTGTTGTCACAGCTGATGATTTCGCACCGACAGAATTATTTTTAAAACAGTATCAATTGGAGTCTTTCTTTGATTATATTGTAGCTTCAGATACGTTCCCAGCACAAAAACCAGATAAAAGGATTGTAGAATCATTTTGCGAAAGGTTTAATTTAAAGACATTTGAAGTAGCGATTGTTGGAGATACACCAACAGATTTACATTTAGCGAGAAATAGTGGGGATTGTTATGCGATTGGGGTACTTTCTGGGACAGGTGACCTTCAAACGTTAGAACCACTTGCAGATTTAGTGTTACATTCTGTTGGGGATGTTATTTCTAATTCGGGTGATTTAATTTGGGAGCAAAGGAAGTCTAATGTATAAAAAATAAGTCTTTATAGACTTATTTTTTATGCCGAAATACAAATAACGTTAGAAGGATAAGGCATTTATAAACTGGCATACATTTTGCAGGAAAGAAAAAGAAAACATTGTAATGAAAAGGGTGGGAACATAATGAATACAAAAAAATTTGCCAAAGTAAATGAACAAATTCCGGGACCAAAGGCAGCTTCTTTAATGGAACGCCGTCAAAATATAGTACCAAGAGGGGTTAGTAATGGTATTTCAACATTCGTCCAGTCAGCAAATGGTGCGCTTGTAACAGATGTAGATGGAAATCAATTTATTGATTTCGCAGGAGCGATTGGAACGATAAACGTAGGGCATTGCCATCCTATCGTTAAAGAAGCGCTTCATAAGCAAGTAGATCAATATATTCATACTGGTTTTAACGTCATGATGTATGAGCCGTATATTGAATTAGCAGAAAAACTTGCAGCATTAGCTCCTGGAAATTTTGATAAGCAAGTACTGTTTTTAAACAGTGGTGCGGAAGCAGTTGAAAATGCTGTGAAAATTGCTCGTAAATACACGAAAAGACCTGGTATTATCGCATTTTCAAAAGGATTTCACGGCCGCACATTAATGACGATGACAATGACAAGTAAAGTAAAGCCATATAAATTCGGATTTGGCCCGTTTGCTCCAGAAGTGTATAAAGCACCGTTCCCGTATGAATATCGTCGTCCAGAAGGATTAACAGAGGAACAATATGATGATTTTATCATTGAAGAATTTAAGAACTTCTTTATATCTGAAGTAGCACCGGAAACAATTGCAGCTGTCGTAATGGAGCCTGTCCAAGGGGAAGGTGGCTTTATCGTTCCAAGTAAGAAGTTTGTTCAAGAAGTACGTCGTATTTGTTCAGAACAGGGCATTTTATTTGTAGCTGACGAGATTCAAACTGGCTTTAGTCGTACTGGAAAATATTTTGCAATCGATCATTATGATGTAGTTCCAGATCTAATTACTGTTTCAAAATCATTAGGTGCAGGGGTGCCAATTAGTGGCGTTATTGGACGAAAAGAAATTATGAATGAATCTGCGCCGGGAGAATTGGGAGGAACGTATGCGGGAAGTCCATTAGGATGTGCAGCAGCTTTAGCGGTCCTTGATGTAATTGAAAAGGAAAAACTAAATGATCGGGCTATAGAGTTAGGAAACGTTGTGATGAATCGCTTTAAAGAGATGAAAAATAAATATAATTGTATTGGTGATGTACGTGGTTTAGGATCGATGTGTGCATTTGAGCTTGTACAAGACCGAAAAACGAAAGTGCCAGATAAAATATTAACAGCTAATCTATGTGCAGAAGCCAATAAACGTGGTCTACTTTTATTATCTGCAGGAACGTATGGAAATGTGATTCGCGTATTAATGCCATTAGTGATTACAGATGAGCAACTTGAAGAAGGGTTAACAATCATTGAAGAATCGTTACAAGCTTGTTATGAGCAAGCTGATATCGCTCGTGTATAAAAGGTTGAAATAATAAATTGCAAACATTCTAGCTTATTCTATATAAAATACAGAAAATTCACTTTATAATGAGGTGTAAGACGTAATAAAGTGAATCGATGTACTTGAATTTGAGGGGTGGCTAGAATGGTTGCAGAAAAGGAACGAGCATTTATGGATTTAAAAGATGTATTTGAATATGCATTTGATGAGATTTTTGTTACGGATGAGAACGGGACGGTTGTCCGTGTAAATAGTACATGCGAAAGACATTATCAGCTTTCTGCTAAGGAATTAGTAGGGAAGCATGTAGAGGAATTACAAAAAGAAGGGATTTTCTATCCATCTGCAACATTAGAAGTAATTGAAAAGAAGAAGCCTGTTGAAATTGTTCAAACGACGAAATCGGGAGAGTATTTGCATGTTCGTACAAGGCCGCTATTTGATGAACAAGGTAATTTAAGGCGAGTAATTAGTTATTCAAGAGATCTTACGGAACTCTATCAGTTACGCAAAAAGGTAGAGGAAATGAAAAGTCAGTTGAAAACATATAAAAAAGAGT
The DNA window shown above is from Bacillus clarus and carries:
- the gatB gene encoding Asp-tRNA(Asn)/Glu-tRNA(Gln) amidotransferase subunit GatB, with protein sequence MNLETIIGLEVHVELKTNSKIFSASPTEFGAEPNTQTSVIDLGYPGVLPTLNKEAVNFAMKAAMALNCEIATETKFDRKNYFYPDNPKAYQISQFDKPIGENGWIEIEVDGKKKRIGITRLHLEEDAGKSTHTSEGYSLVDYNRQGMPLIEIVSEPDMRTPEEAYAYLEKLKSIIQYTGVSDCKMEEGSLRCDANISLRPVGQEKFGTKAELKNLNSFTYVQKGLEHEQVRQEKELLSGGIIQQETRRYDEATKKTILMRVKEGSDDYRYFPEPDLVELYIDDEWKEEVRASIPELPDARKARYVEEIGLPAYDAHVLTLTKEMSDFFEATIADGADAKLTSNWLMGEVLAYLNKQQKELKDVALTPAGLSKMVQLIEKGTISSKIAKKVFNELIEKGGDPEEIVKAKGLVQISDEGTLRKVVTEILDNNEQSIEDFKNGKDRAIGFLVGQIMKATKGQANPPLVNKILLEEINKR
- a CDS encoding YiaA/YiaB family inner membrane protein codes for the protein MRRRNTQAFTFLAWTSFVCALSGMLIGIYTLDETLSVKGYYLIGTLFLTMSCFVLQKTIRDNEEDNERFPKNKSLDKE
- the gatA gene encoding Asp-tRNA(Asn)/Glu-tRNA(Gln) amidotransferase subunit GatA, which gives rise to MSLFDHSVSELHKKLNSKEISVTDLVEESYKRIADVEDNVKAFLTLDEENARAKAKELDAKIGAEDNGLLFGMPIGVKDNIVTNGLRTTCASKMLANFDPIYDATVVQKLKAADTITIGKLNMDEFAMGSSNENSGFYATKNPWNLDYVPGGSSGGSAAAVAAGEVLFSLGSDTGGSIRQPAAYCGVVGLKPTYGRVSRYGLVAFASSLDQIGPITRTVEDNAYLLQAISGIDRMDATSANVEVGNYLAGLTGDVKGLRIAVPKEYLGEGVGEEARESVLAALKVLEGMGATWEEVSLPHSKYALATYYLLSSSEASANLSRFDGVRYGVRSDNVNNLLDLYKNTRSEGFGDEVKRRIMLGTFALSSGYYDAYYKKAQQVRTLIKNDFENVFANYDVIIGPTTPTPAFKVGEKVDDPMTMYANDILTIPVNLAGVPAISIPCGFGANNMPLGLQIIGKHFDEATIYRVAHAFEQATDYHTKKASL
- a CDS encoding MarR family winged helix-turn-helix transcriptional regulator, producing the protein MLQYEHFLDLLLDNAKKLFYPEEWVSLDLTLSKTEVFCLLWMERNTDITMTKIADLLDIPMSTTTGVVNRLVKKGYIERYRDESDRRIVLIRLTENGITLVQEVKQNVAHYFSLVTEALSEEEKAFLLQIFQKIMNHIATSQQKTEEKISTPKMKNIPIE
- a CDS encoding diacylglycerol kinase, translating into MMKRARIIYNPTSGRELFKKSLPEVLQKLERAGYEASCHATTGPGDATVAARQAVERKFDVVIAAGGDGTLNEVVNGLVGHDYRPKFGIIPVGTTNDFARAIGVPRSIEEAADIICEGKTVPLDLGRANDTYFINIAGGGRITELTYEVPSKLKTVLGQLAYYLKGIEMLPSLHPTYVEIEYDGKLLQEEITMFLITNTRSVGGFEKVAPYASINDGLFDLLVLKKGSIADLIKAATQAQRGEHINNPKVLYTQANRIKVHSPDKLMINLDGEYGGDAPMEFENIYHCLELFVPEHKEDAL
- the gabT gene encoding 4-aminobutyrate--2-oxoglutarate transaminase; translation: MNTKKFAKVNEQIPGPKAASLMERRQNIVPRGVSNGISTFVQSANGALVTDVDGNQFIDFAGAIGTINVGHCHPIVKEALHKQVDQYIHTGFNVMMYEPYIELAEKLAALAPGNFDKQVLFLNSGAEAVENAVKIARKYTKRPGIIAFSKGFHGRTLMTMTMTSKVKPYKFGFGPFAPEVYKAPFPYEYRRPEGLTEEQYDDFIIEEFKNFFISEVAPETIAAVVMEPVQGEGGFIVPSKKFVQEVRRICSEQGILFVADEIQTGFSRTGKYFAIDHYDVVPDLITVSKSLGAGVPISGVIGRKEIMNESAPGELGGTYAGSPLGCAAALAVLDVIEKEKLNDRAIELGNVVMNRFKEMKNKYNCIGDVRGLGSMCAFELVQDRKTKVPDKILTANLCAEANKRGLLLLSAGTYGNVIRVLMPLVITDEQLEEGLTIIEESLQACYEQADIARV
- the gatC gene encoding Asp-tRNA(Asn)/Glu-tRNA(Gln) amidotransferase subunit GatC; the encoded protein is MSRISVENVKHVAHLARLAITDQEAEKFQKQLDAIVTFAEQLNELDTTDVKPTTHVLTMKNVMREDVPEKGLPVEEVLKNAPDHKDNQIRVPAVLE
- a CDS encoding HAD family hydrolase yields the protein MEKVRAILFDKDGTLMDFHSIWIKVAEELVAECIDLYHLSDSLQPTLLKEIGVEGKFVHPRSALAAGTSLDIAKGLCKYISSVKEEEMHHWVSKKLFSLMYEHRSYMRMTADLPKVLQVLRDRGFILGVVTADDFAPTELFLKQYQLESFFDYIVASDTFPAQKPDKRIVESFCERFNLKTFEVAIVGDTPTDLHLARNSGDCYAIGVLSGTGDLQTLEPLADLVLHSVGDVISNSGDLIWEQRKSNV